One genomic region from Nymphaea colorata isolate Beijing-Zhang1983 chromosome 12, ASM883128v2, whole genome shotgun sequence encodes:
- the LOC116265861 gene encoding uncharacterized mitochondrial protein AtMg00810-like: protein MDDDDLITCIMTGLPSGEYESLKTALNIRIDPVNMKDLLAMLLIHEVQLDEADNLPMGTTSYMQDLLKQSAMVDVKPLPSPLAVGEKLYKFDDTPLLDPTPYRQIVGALYKVCQFMQALTTVHWAAVKRILRYIKHTLHLGFLIRPSSCLSLTTYSDADWDGNLDADWDGNPDDRRSTTSLAIFFGDSLVSWSAKKQNTVA from the exons atggatgatgatgatttgatcaCATGTATTATGACTGGTTTACCATCAGGAGAATATGAGTCTCTTAAAACTGCGTTGAACATTAGGATTGATCCTGTTAATATGAAAGACCTGCTTGCTATGTTGCTTATTCATGAGGTGCAATTGGATGAAGCTGATAATCTCCCTATGGGAACCACATCA TATATGCAAGACCTTCTCAAGCAAAGCGCCATGGTTGATGTCAAGCCCCTTCCTTCACCTTTAGCTGTTGGAGAAAAGTTATATAAGTTTGACGACACACCGCTACTTGATCCTACTCCATATCGCCAAATTGTTGGTGCACTCTA CAAGGTCTGTCAGTTTATGCAAGCTCTTACCACTGTTCATTGGGCTGCTGTCAAACGCATACTTCGTTACATTAAACACACTCTTCATCTTGGGTTTCTTATTCGGCCATCCTCGTGCCTTTCTCTTACAACATATTCTGATGCCGATTGGGATGGGAATCTTGATGCCGATTGGGATGGGAATCCTGATGATCGAAGATCTACTACCAGCCTTGCCATCTTTTTTGGAGATTCCTTGGTTTCGTGGTCTGCAAAGAAGCAAAATACTGTTGCCTGA